One region of Eretmochelys imbricata isolate rEreImb1 chromosome 2, rEreImb1.hap1, whole genome shotgun sequence genomic DNA includes:
- the LOC144259987 gene encoding cryptochrome DASH-like isoform X3, with protein sequence MSGAGPRTVICLLRHDLRYHDSEVLHWAQNNADYIIPLYCFDPRQYLRTYYYGFPKTGPHRLKFLLESVKDLRQTLKKKGSNLVVRKGNPEDVVHDLITQLGTVAAVAFHEEVTKEELDVEKALHRVCAQHGVKIQTFWASTLYHRDDLPFSHISRLPDVYTQFRKAVEAQAKVRPTVQMADQLKPLVPGVEDGCIPVSEEFGQKDPLMDPRTAFPCSGGETQALMRLQHYFWDTNLVASYKETRNGLIGIDYSTKFAPWLALGCISPRYIYEQIRKYEKERTANQSTYWVIFELLWRDYFRFVALKYGTRIFLLKGLQDKEVPWKKDPKLLDAWKEGRTGVPFVDANMRELAATGFMSNRGRQNVASFLTKDLGLDWRMGAEWFEYLLTQPFLLVLRVCLRWTMMSAAIMETGYIALELETIQEKTGSLT encoded by the exons ATGTCGGGGGCCGGGCCGAGGACGGTGATCTGCCTGCTGCGCCACGACCTGCGCTACCACGACAGCGAG GTACTACACTGGGCTCAGAATAACGCCGACTATATCATTCCTCTCTACTGCTTTGATCCAAGACAGTACCTAAGAACCTATTACTATGGTTTCCCAAAGACTGGGCCGCATCGACTCAAATTTTTACTGGAAAGCGTGAAGGATCTAAGGCAAACACTCAAGAAAAAAGGAAG TAATTTGGTGGTAAGGAAAGGGAATCCGGAAGATGTGGTTCATGATCTTATTACGCAGCTGGGCACCGTTGCTGCCGTGGCTTTCCATGAAGAG GTGACGAAAGAGGAGCTGGACGTAGAGAAGGCGCTGCACCGGGTGTGCGCTCAGCATGGGGTGAAGATCCAGACCTTCTGGGCATCCACTCTCTATCACCGGGACGACCTGCCGTTCAGCCACATTTCCAG GTTGCCTGATGTCTATACCCAGTTCCGAAAAGCAGTGGAGGCTCAGGCCAAAGTCCGTCCCACTGTGCAGATGGCAGATCAGCTAAAGCCTCTGGTCCCAGGGGTAGAAGACGGATGCATCCCCGTGTCTGAGGAGTTTGGACAGAAGG ATCCCCTGATGGATCCGCGAacagccttcccctgcagcgGAGGAGAGACCCAGGCCTTAATGAGGCTGCAGCATTATTTCTGGGATACG AACCTAGTGGCATCTTACAAGGAGACTCGAAATGGACTGATAGGAATAGATTATTCAACCAAGTTTGCACCATG GCTGGCGTTAGGCTGTATTTCACCCCGATATATTTATGAGCAGATCCGGAAGTATGAAAAAGAGAGAACTGCAAATCAGAGCACATACTG GGTCATATTCGAACTCCTGTGGAGGGATTACTTCCGATTTGTCGCCCTGAAGTACGGGACAAGGATTTTCTTATTGAAAG GACTGCAGGATAAAGAGGTGCCTTGGAAGAAAGATCCCAAGCTATTGGACGCTTGGAAAG AAGGAAGAACGGGGGTTCCTTTTGTAGATGCCAACATGAGAGAGCTAGCAGCGACCGGCTTCATGTCCAACAGAGGGCGCCAGAACGTTGCCAGCTTTCTCACCAAGGACCTGGGGTTGGACTGGAGGATGGGGGCAGAGTGGTTTGAGTACCTGCTG
- the LOC144259987 gene encoding cryptochrome DASH-like isoform X2 → MSGAGPRTVICLLRHDLRYHDSEVLHWAQNNADYIIPLYCFDPRQYLRTYYYGFPKTGPHRLKFLLESVKDLRQTLKKKGSNLVVRKGNPEDVVHDLITQLGTVAAVAFHEEVTKEELDVEKALHRVCAQHGVKIQTFWASTLYHRDDLPFSHISRLPDVYTQFRKAVEAQAKVRPTVQMADQLKPLVPGVEDGCIPVSEEFGQKDPLMDPRTAFPCSGGETQALMRLQHYFWDTNLVASYKETRNGLIGIDYSTKFAPWLALGCISPRYIYEQIRKYEKERTANQSTYWVIFELLWRDYFRFVALKYGTRIFLLKGLQDKEVPWKKDPKLLDAWKEGRTGVPFVDANMRELAATGFMSNRGRQNVASFLTKDLGLDWRMGAEWFEYLLQTQPFLLVLRVCLRWTMMSAAIMETGYIALELETIQEKTGSLT, encoded by the exons ATGTCGGGGGCCGGGCCGAGGACGGTGATCTGCCTGCTGCGCCACGACCTGCGCTACCACGACAGCGAG GTACTACACTGGGCTCAGAATAACGCCGACTATATCATTCCTCTCTACTGCTTTGATCCAAGACAGTACCTAAGAACCTATTACTATGGTTTCCCAAAGACTGGGCCGCATCGACTCAAATTTTTACTGGAAAGCGTGAAGGATCTAAGGCAAACACTCAAGAAAAAAGGAAG TAATTTGGTGGTAAGGAAAGGGAATCCGGAAGATGTGGTTCATGATCTTATTACGCAGCTGGGCACCGTTGCTGCCGTGGCTTTCCATGAAGAG GTGACGAAAGAGGAGCTGGACGTAGAGAAGGCGCTGCACCGGGTGTGCGCTCAGCATGGGGTGAAGATCCAGACCTTCTGGGCATCCACTCTCTATCACCGGGACGACCTGCCGTTCAGCCACATTTCCAG GTTGCCTGATGTCTATACCCAGTTCCGAAAAGCAGTGGAGGCTCAGGCCAAAGTCCGTCCCACTGTGCAGATGGCAGATCAGCTAAAGCCTCTGGTCCCAGGGGTAGAAGACGGATGCATCCCCGTGTCTGAGGAGTTTGGACAGAAGG ATCCCCTGATGGATCCGCGAacagccttcccctgcagcgGAGGAGAGACCCAGGCCTTAATGAGGCTGCAGCATTATTTCTGGGATACG AACCTAGTGGCATCTTACAAGGAGACTCGAAATGGACTGATAGGAATAGATTATTCAACCAAGTTTGCACCATG GCTGGCGTTAGGCTGTATTTCACCCCGATATATTTATGAGCAGATCCGGAAGTATGAAAAAGAGAGAACTGCAAATCAGAGCACATACTG GGTCATATTCGAACTCCTGTGGAGGGATTACTTCCGATTTGTCGCCCTGAAGTACGGGACAAGGATTTTCTTATTGAAAG GACTGCAGGATAAAGAGGTGCCTTGGAAGAAAGATCCCAAGCTATTGGACGCTTGGAAAG AAGGAAGAACGGGGGTTCCTTTTGTAGATGCCAACATGAGAGAGCTAGCAGCGACCGGCTTCATGTCCAACAGAGGGCGCCAGAACGTTGCCAGCTTTCTCACCAAGGACCTGGGGTTGGACTGGAGGATGGGGGCAGAGTGGTTTGAGTACCTGCTG